A single region of the Lysinibacillus sp. B2A1 genome encodes:
- a CDS encoding DUF418 domain-containing protein: protein MKVERVELMDALRGFSLIGILIANMLYFQFGSSGVEIIESASGLNKVSYYFVKIFVEGSFYPIFGFVFGYVLIKMIESREALGVKYKNIVFRRAIGLSVLGAIHIALVWEGDVLLTYGSTLFMLLLFFLKRRVKTYFVWGFILTVILGVGTFFGSSFIQLVKPLTAAEIMIYQNGTYAEILTQRLGEFIVEGGGFTLLFILPIGWLFYVGISFLAVGPFVLFGMGMAKRGAFYQLENSTKAYKKVALLIPVGLLLKGIIIFETPYSLFIFSAGTYVLAIGYIALFACLFSRYQTQMNHYFAPIGKLSLTNYLMQSIICTIIFYGYGFGLFGKLGIFVGILLSVIIYGIQLKASQYYLKRFSLGPVETILRWFVYFKNPRKLD, encoded by the coding sequence TTGAAGGTAGAACGTGTGGAACTGATGGACGCATTGAGAGGTTTTTCGCTAATCGGAATTTTAATAGCAAATATGCTGTATTTCCAATTTGGTTCATCAGGAGTAGAAATTATTGAATCGGCGAGTGGGCTTAATAAAGTAAGTTATTATTTTGTGAAAATTTTTGTAGAAGGGTCATTTTATCCGATTTTTGGTTTTGTATTTGGTTATGTTTTGATAAAAATGATTGAATCACGCGAGGCTTTGGGGGTAAAGTACAAAAATATTGTGTTTCGACGGGCAATTGGTCTATCTGTATTAGGGGCTATACATATTGCACTTGTATGGGAAGGAGACGTTTTATTAACATATGGCTCCACTCTTTTCATGTTGTTATTATTTTTCTTAAAGCGTCGTGTGAAAACATATTTTGTGTGGGGCTTTATTTTAACAGTAATCCTTGGAGTGGGGACTTTTTTTGGCAGCAGTTTTATACAGCTCGTAAAGCCTTTAACGGCAGCGGAAATCATGATTTACCAGAATGGTACATATGCAGAAATACTGACGCAACGATTAGGTGAATTTATTGTAGAGGGTGGTGGCTTTACACTATTATTTATCCTACCAATTGGCTGGCTTTTCTATGTTGGCATAAGCTTTCTTGCAGTTGGTCCATTTGTATTATTTGGAATGGGCATGGCAAAAAGGGGTGCATTTTATCAGTTAGAAAATAGCACTAAGGCATATAAAAAAGTGGCGCTACTCATACCCGTGGGGCTATTGCTGAAGGGGATCATTATTTTTGAAACGCCATACAGCTTATTTATTTTTTCGGCAGGGACATATGTGTTAGCGATTGGTTACATTGCCTTATTTGCATGTCTATTTAGTCGCTATCAAACGCAAATGAACCATTATTTTGCCCCAATTGGAAAATTATCGCTTACAAACTATTTAATGCAATCGATCATTTGTACAATTATTTTTTATGGATACGGTTTTGGGCTGTTTGGGAAATTGGGTATATTTGTTGGAATCCTTTTATCGGTCATCATTTATGGCATTCAGCTAAAAGCAAGTCAATACTATTTAAAGCGTTTTTCACTCGGTCCAGTAGAAACAATTTTAAGGTGGTTCGTTTATTTTAAAAATCCTAGGAAATTGGATTAA